In Paracoccus aerodenitrificans, the following are encoded in one genomic region:
- a CDS encoding McrC family protein encodes MPKKKSHYSLPEWSSLPIGPDGINEGQAEQLHLAAITAARRLGVAENGVLARGFQKLETKQVCGIISVPGTSLEILPKLTDEDGELRATLVRMIAVAFDIPLSEGQIAQMGTQESDLLEAFINLFVTRLAEQAKSGLTRDYVPEDDVLPKLRGVLDVRQQIVRRSVDPSRLHCRFDEFSENTPLNRLFKTSLLRIISFVRSEPLRRRIANLTGRFADIPASPAPLRERIVWNRMNERFRQAHMLARMLLEAEWQNTSSGHGAGISLLFPMNLLFERYVARWLQRVLPPGSVSVQRRQYTLLQHGAYPLIPDIVIDTPNGPLIIDTKWKDLGEQPGSTPNVSQADLYQLASYGAAYNASRVILLYPGRKRAPPTTWHYTATDRRVEIWQVDLAQARKRQDWKIITYAMIHCKEDSNPPMADIPMMRSVLR; translated from the coding sequence ATGCCCAAAAAGAAAAGCCATTACTCTCTGCCGGAATGGTCCTCCCTGCCCATTGGCCCCGACGGAATCAACGAAGGACAAGCCGAGCAACTGCATCTTGCCGCTATCACGGCTGCCCGCAGGCTCGGCGTGGCTGAGAACGGCGTACTGGCGCGCGGCTTTCAGAAGCTGGAAACCAAGCAGGTTTGCGGCATTATTTCCGTTCCAGGGACAAGTTTGGAAATCCTGCCCAAGCTCACCGACGAGGACGGTGAATTGCGAGCAACCCTTGTGCGGATGATTGCGGTCGCCTTCGACATTCCGCTTTCAGAAGGGCAGATCGCGCAGATGGGCACACAGGAGAGCGACCTCCTCGAAGCCTTTATCAATCTGTTTGTCACCCGCCTTGCGGAACAGGCGAAATCCGGTCTGACGCGCGACTATGTGCCTGAGGACGATGTTTTGCCTAAACTGCGAGGGGTGCTCGATGTGAGGCAGCAGATCGTTCGCCGCTCGGTTGATCCTTCCCGTCTGCATTGCCGGTTTGACGAGTTTTCTGAGAACACGCCGCTCAACCGGCTGTTCAAGACCAGCCTGTTGCGCATCATCTCCTTTGTGCGCTCCGAGCCTCTGCGCCGCCGGATCGCCAACCTGACAGGGCGCTTCGCCGACATTCCCGCCAGCCCCGCCCCACTGAGAGAGCGTATCGTTTGGAACCGGATGAATGAGCGCTTTCGTCAGGCGCATATGCTTGCGCGTATGCTGCTGGAAGCAGAGTGGCAAAACACGAGTTCCGGACACGGCGCGGGCATTTCGTTGCTCTTTCCGATGAACCTGCTGTTTGAACGGTATGTTGCCCGCTGGCTGCAACGGGTTCTTCCGCCAGGATCGGTGTCAGTTCAGCGCCGACAGTACACCCTGTTGCAGCATGGGGCCTACCCGTTGATCCCAGACATCGTAATTGACACGCCTAATGGCCCGTTGATCATTGATACGAAATGGAAAGATCTGGGCGAACAGCCCGGCTCTACGCCAAATGTGAGCCAAGCCGATCTTTACCAGCTCGCGTCCTATGGGGCTGCCTACAATGCAAGCCGTGTCATACTTCTCTATCCTGGACGGAAGCGCGCGCCGCCAACGACATGGCACTATACCGCCACAGACCGCAGGGTGGAAATTTGGCAAGTCGATTTGGCACAGGCAAGAAAAAGACAGGATTGGAAGATCATCACTTACGCCATGATCCATTGTAAGGAAGACAGTAATCCTCCCATGGCAGATATTCCGATGATGAGATCAGTTTTGCGATAA